CCTGATCACCAGTAGAACCCCTATGATAAGCCATATACTGACCAAGATAAACACCAACAAGAAAAGAAGCAATATTAGCAGAAACAACAATAAACAAAGTCCAAGGAAGTCTCTGAACTATTAAATTTAGTACTGGTTCATCGTAAAGTATTGATAAGCCCATATTACCATGCAGTACATTCCAAATGTAGTAAATAACTCCTAATAATGGATTTCCATGAGGCAGAAGCGAATTAACATATGATATTAACTCCTTGTATTCCTGGACTGTTAATAATGCTGCCGACGACGTGGGTGTAACCATTATACGGCTAGATGCAGCCCCAGCTCCTCCTCCAACTATTTCAAGTCCAAATGACTGGAGAATAGCCTCAACAGGCTTTAGAGGTGATAGTTCGAAGAGTAAGTAGCTTATTACTAAGGCTAGAAGAAAGGTAAATACTGCGGTTCCAATTCTACGGGCCAAGTAGGCGGTATTCATGACTTAGATACTTAGTAAGCTCATTAATAAGTTTTATTCCTATTTGTATACAATTACCATACGCATTTAATTATTGATCTTCAAAAAAAGTAATTTAAATAAGTTTAAAGAGACACACCATAATTTAGACTACCTCCTCCTTAGTAGTATTGCAGCTACCACTGCTATAACAATTACTATAATTACTATGCCGACTACTAAAGTTACATTGATAACAGGCTTAGTTACTGTAACCGTAGACACAACAGTGGTTGGAGGTACAGTAGTGGTCACCGTTGTGGTTACTGGTATTGTGGATGTTGTCGTGTAAGTAGTTGTAGTGCCACTGACCACGGTAGTTGATGTAACTACCGTAGTAGTGGAAGTTGTAGTTGTAATTGACGTAACGGTGGTTGTGGCTGAAGTAGTTGTTGAAGTAACAGTGGGCTTAGGTTGAACATTAGTTAATATTGCCCACCACATTGGTCCAGCGATCTCTAGGGATGGGCTCTCAGACCAAACCCAACTATTTGATGGTGGGAACTGTAGATACTTTGTATTATACCATACCTCCTCATAGGGCGTGTCCAGACTTATGAACCATGGATTATGATTAGCCTCCCAAGCCCACATGAATACACAATCCTTAATCTGCTGAATGGTAACCTGCTGTGGCGGGCATATTCCATTAGTCTGGGAGTTAGGTCCCCAAAGCCATGCCACAGTCCCATTAGGTAATGTAACTTCACCCCACCAGTGAGTAACATTTATTGGATAGCCTTCAAAGTAGCCGTTGACTGGGAATAAGTCAGGTATTATTATTGAGAATCCTGGTGGTCCATACCTGTAGGCTAACGCATATTGAGTAGCCATGGTGCTGTATATTTGTGGGAATTCAGTAGCTGGTTCTATGCTTATAGTTGTAGGTATACCGAAGGCATTCCACTGGTTAGCTACACTTGTTAACTCAGCCATAATCTGTGGGTTTGATGCAGTACCTGAGTCAACCAAGATGACTAACTTAAAGGGTGTACCATTAGGCGTATACCATATGCCATTCTTCTTAGTGAACCCCACGCTCTCAAGCAGGTTAGCCGCCATGGATGGATTATAGGTATAGTTTATGAGTGGGTAACCCAACTTATCCCAGTACTGAACCATCTCCACGAATGAATGTGGATTAATGGTTGGATAAACAATGGCGTTATTAGGCTCAGGAACCGGCGCATACGGTGTGCCTGCAGCCTCAGCTACAAGGGTTAGGTTTAATGCATATATTAAGGCCTGCCTCACTTGCGTGTAGTATATGTAGGGCCATAGGAAGTTAAAGTATAATGCATCCCCTGGTGCGCCTGGTGTTAAGGCGTAACTCATGTATGGGTTTCTTAGCACCTGTGATGCAATTGATGGTGGTAAGTTACCCTGGTAGAAAGATAGTTGTCCAGTTTCTAAAGCTGCGAAGAGCGGTGTTGATGACGTGTACTGGTACAGCACTACGTAATCGATCTTTATGTTGTTGGCATCCCAGTAGTATGGGTTCTTGCATAGTATTATCTCTGAGGGTGTTATGTCGCATACGTAGAATGGACCATTTTGAGGCGGTGGGAATGTGAAGGTTGGGAAGTACTTATGCAGGAAGGCGAACTCAGTATGAATGTAACTAGCTCCCTCAGACTGCTCCTGTGATGTACCATATCCGAAGTTAGCTGCGTAGAGGATGTTCCAGTTCTTAGATAAGTTATCTATGAATGGTTTGAAGAGTTCATAATTAATGAATATGCCTAATCCACCATCACTAACGTAGTAGAATGTCATTACATCATTACTATTAACTACGGCATCAGGAGGTACCCATATTATGCACGTGTAGTTATTAACCCATGTTACATTACCTAGTGCATCATATATTAGGGCTTGAATTAGATTAGTTGCATACAGATCTAGACATGTGAAGGGTTGCCCATTACTCCAACCTGAGTGCCTTAGGTAGACGGTTATCTTAGCCCAACCACTCATGTTGCCTACAGTTAAATTATATTGAATAGTCCAATTATACGCTAAGTCAGGAATCCACGTGCCACTGGATAAGTTATACATCGCTAAGTATGCGTAATTTAAACCATATTGATGTGTCCATATGCCAGAAGTCGTGAATATATTTGGGTTAAACGAAGAGTTAGAGGTCATGGGCGTACTAACTACCACAGCGGAGTAGAGGGTATTATAGGGTGTCATGGGTGGTAAACCACTTGAGGCTTGACTATAGAGCGGTAGGGAAACGTACACCAGTATTAAAGCAGCCGCAATTACCGGTATTACCCACAGTTTTGTGTACTGTGAGGTGTACACCATGCTTTACCTTGTCTTTATACTCCTTTATAAGCTTTTTCATAATGATATAAATATATTAATTATCTACAGAAATATATACTGGTATTAACACTTGACGGAAAGCTAATACCACATAAGGTTCCTTCACATTAATTATGATTCATTATCATTATCTTAGTGATAGTGTTCATTAATTAGTTAAGTCCATTAAATGTTGCATTGCATAAGAAAACTATATAAGGGTTAAGATTTTTTGCTCCTGATGATTGAACTAATACTGCTTATATTGTTTAAGGCCGGTGGAATACCGCTAGTGAATTATACTATTTACTTACCTGTTAATTCATCAGTAATTAACGTTAGTTTACCTGTAGTACCCATTCCTGATACCATTGAGGCTATTAATGATTCAACTGGGTCACTTATACCAATTAGCCTGTATCCAGGTAATGTACTAAGTGTGTTCGCCTTTGGTGGTGGTAATGTATCAATAATATATTATGGTAATTACACTTTTAACGCTAAATCCCTGTTATATTCATTCAATGTATCATCCATGGAGAATGTTATTATAGTTTTCCCACCATTCATAATACCCTTTGATCTACCCATAAACATAATTCATTATAGGATTATAAATGGGTCAACGCTAATAGTAACGTTACCTCCAGGCAATTACACTATTCAATACGCTTACGTACCCAAGAGCCTATTAACCACCACGGCGACTACCTCAACTTCAACTACTAGCACTAGTACTACTAGTGTAGTTTCATCAACCACCTCAACGTCAGTCTCATCAACTACATCAACCTCAGTGGCTACAACCACTGGAACTTCATCAGTAACCTCATCAACTACTTCCAGTACAAGCGTTCAATCGGTCTCATCAACCACCTCGGTCTCATCCACGGTACCCACTGCTTCATCGGTTAGTAGCGTATCCTCTACGTCATCCACAGTTAGCCACGGTTCCAGTTCCCTCTACATAATAACGGCGGTAATACTGGTGATAGTGGTTTCTGCAGTGGTAATGTTGAGTAGGCGTAGGGCTCTTGAAGGCCTTGAGCAGCGTAACCTAGATGATGTAGATAAGTTAATCATTAATACGTTGAGACAGTACGGTGGTTCACTTTACCAGTCTCAACTCCAGCAGTTAACTAATGTACCCAAGACGACTCTTTGGCGTCACGTCATGAAACTTAAGGATATGGGTATTGTGCGTGTGGATAAGGTTGATGGTTTAAACAAGGTTACCTTAATCTCAGGCTAAGGCAATAAGGCTGCTTAAAGGTAAATTAACATTAATAGGATTAGTTTCTGCGGATTAGTATGATCCTGGGATCCTAAAATCGAAGAATGGTTCATCCGCCCTTAATGCGACCAGGTATTAATGGGGCATTATTATCCGCGGCATTTAATGCTTTAGAATTAGGCACTGGAGGCTTTATATTATGATAATTGAGGCTTACGATATTAATGGTAGGAGAATACTGGTTGCCTTCACGGAATCCGGGGTTGCGTATAGGGACATTACGAGTGTTCACAAGTGGTATAGGAACTTCTTCATACCAGGTATAGTAATTAGTGTGATTCTTGTTGCGGGTTCAATAGCCTACGCTATAGTGATGTATCAGAACGCGGCGATGCATTACCAGTATGAACCATACTACGTACTAATAGGTGGCTTCGCGGCTTCAGTAATAATTCTAGCAGTGGTAAGGCTAAGTAGACCTAGGGTTGATTGGCAAACCACAGTAATACCTATTATTCAAGTTTGGTCAATCATCATCTACGTTAGGAGCGGCTTAGTTTACGTGTATAGGTATGGTTCCCAAACGCCTGAATTAACACTGAGGCTGAGAGGTAAGGAGTTGATTAACCTTCTTGATTCCCTTAAGAGTGAACCATGGGTAAGGAAGGTGTTCATGTATGAACAGTAAATTTTACTGAACAGTGAAGTCCACGTAGGGTTCCTTCAAGTCAACCATGGCGTTCACAACCAGCTCCGCTAAACCACCGTAGTGAATATTGTATAGTTCAGTAGCCCTATAGTGGGTTAGTAAATCCCTTAACTCACCCTTGCAGTTGGAGCATGGTGCACACACGTACTTGGGGATACTGGGGTCTATGGTGTCCCTGAAGGCTTCAAGGATTTGCCTAAACTTCATTCTTGAAGCGACTTTAATCCTCCATTCAGGGAAATTGAGTGAAGTCATTATGGCGAAGCCACTGCCACCACCACAGCAGTAGTTGTAAACGCCGTGAGGTTCCATTTCCCTAAACATTGGTGCAATCCTCCTCAAAACCTCCCTCTGAGGCTCCACTATGCCGGTTAGCCTAACTATATTGCATGGATCATGAAGGGTTACGGGGAAGTTATTCCTACCTGGGTCAAGGTTAAGCTTCCCGCTTTTAACAATATCCCTAAGCATTGGTAGTACACTCTCCCTAGGTATCCTGTAATCATCCTTAAGTAGCCTATCAGCAACCACGAGCAGGGCCTTAGTGGCGTGGCCGCATTCACCAATTACAATCCTCTTAACCTCAAGCTTCCTGGCAACCTCAATGTGCTTCATGGCTATCCTCGCCAATTGAGCATCATCATACCATACACCGTAGTTAACCGCATCATAACCCACCAGTTCACTGCTAAGAGTCCAACTAACCCCAGCCTCCTCAAGTATTATTGCGTAGGCAGCTGGGTTCTCAGGCCATGAAATGTACTCGCCGGCATTGTGTATTAAAAGTACATCAGCGCCCTTCTCGTCAACAGGTATCTTAATTCTCCTACCAAGCTTCTCACGTATTAAATCCTCCATGAACTCAACCATGTTTATGAAAGCCTTCGGATTCATGCCTGTTGATGACCCCACCTTAAGTTGAAGCACAGTACCCCTCTCATGAAGTGCAGTAGGCGCTATGCCCATCTCCATGCTTAGCAGCTTCCTAATTTCATGTGCTATTAACCCATTATCAATACCCAGTGGGCAGGCTTGAACGCATCTCCTACATAATGTACACCTATAGGCTAATTCACCGAGTCTAAGTATTGTAAGTGCATTAAGCTCTACGTTAACTCCAGGCTTCTTAAGAATGTACTTATCGTAAATTCTCCTAAGTACCTCAGACCTATACGTTGGCCTATAGATATCCTTCCTCCCACTGGCCACGTATATTGGGCAAGCCTCAGCGCAGTTTTGGCACTTTGCGCAGTAGTCTAGTGAGAGGAGTAGAGGTTGAAGGAATGTCCAATTACCCTCCCTTGAGGTTAACTTCCTTAAGCCCTCTAGGAACCTCTTAACCAGTTTCTCCTCCTCTTCCTTGCTCCTGGGTTTCCAAGGTATGTCAATGGCCACGTATCCGTCAAGCTCAGTCACATAGTTGCTTGACCAATCAAGCTTAGGTTCAGTTAAGGGTGGTTCCAGTTCAGGCTTATCGTAGGGTGATGGTAAGGGCATTAAGTCACTTAGGCTTATCTTAATTAACCTACCCTCACGTTTACTTATGTCCCTTATCCTAACCGCACGCTCATCCTTCATTAGCGATCACCCTTGCGTTTTCCTCCCATGATTCACCCAGCTTAATGTGGGGGGCATTCCAAGGCATCTTAAGCGCCATTAACTCCCCGACTCTACTGCTTAGTTCACTGGAGCCTGGTTCATCTTCCCAAAGCACCCTATGGTAAGTGAAGTATTTACCAATGAAGTGTGTTATCTTTGAGAAGGGTATGTAGGCTACGAGTGCTTGAAGCGCAATAACATGAACCAGGATCACTGGGTTTAGGTGGGGTGGACTTACTAGTGGATTAATAATGCTTAATGCAAAGGCCCTCGCATAGTTGAAGTATGGATCGTTAAACCATGAGGCTAAGCCTGTTACTAAGGCCAGAAGCACCATGGTTAGATTAAAGTAGTCTGGGATAGTTGTGTAATCCCTTAGGATGGGGTTTATGAGCCTCCTAATAAGTAGCCCAAAGCCTCCAGCTGTGGCGAGTGATGCACCAGTGACGCCTACTACTATTGTAGCGTAGTAGAGGAAAATAGACCAAGTGCTACTTGATGGAACTAGCGCATGAGCATACAATGTAGTAACCGCCCCTAAGAGCACTAGAAGGAACCAAACTAGAATTAAGTATATTCCCAGGTGGAATGGGTAAGTGAGTGCCCAGAGCCTCTTATTATTGCCGTAAATCCTCTTTATAAATAGCATTTCACCGAGTAGTTCTTTAAGCTCCCCAATAACTGACGTGTTCCTATTCTTAGTCCACCAAAGCTCCTCCTCTAAGTAACCCCCACCGTACTTCGCTCTCCCTGGTTCATGAGGTACTGGGTAAAGTTCCCACCTTAAGTGAATGGGCATTGATGACCACTTCCACCACCTGTATGCGATCCCTATGATGAAGATTAATACCGCTGCGTAGGATGTTAATTTAAGTATCTGAGTAATCACAGTGAATCACCTTGACCTAAGCACCCTGATAAATAGTCAGAGTCAATGAACGTTAGCCGCGAATCTCCTGTATTGATCATGGATTAAGTTCAGCCATTAAAATGCTTTTATTAATTATTTCACAATGAACGGGAAAATAAGCCATAGTTTAAGGATTTACTTAATTATTAGGAGACCCGGTTAATAAACCATTTAAGTGCTACTGTTAATCTTCATTAGATGTCTCACGGATCTATTATTTTAACTCTTCAGTTAGTTAATGAATCATCATAATGTGCATTAACTCTCTCATAAACCATGTGGTTATGTTGATGAAACGGGGAGATACTTTGGTGAAAACTACATAAGCATAGGGAGGGAATAGGAGTAATGAGGCTGAGTTTTAGTGTTAAAGCATTAATAGGTACTTCAGGGTAGCTATTATTGTGAAGTTGTTTAAGTGTAGTCTATGCGGATCAGAGGTTCCCTTCAGTGACGTAGCCTACATTAAGGGTAATGTGGTTATTTGCCGGAGGTGCTTCCCCACGTACTACGTTAAGAATTGCGTCTTCTTAAGGAGGAGGCTCATTGGGGAAAACCCACAGGCCTGTTCCTTCTGCCAGTATAGGAAAAACTGCGACTCGTATATCGCTTCACTTAAAGGTTCCCTTGAGGCCTAGGTTTCACTGAGGCCAGCATTATGGGTCTTCAATTTCTACGTAACCCTAATTACGTAAACCTCAATGATTCTCCGTGGCTTCCTATGATGCCTATACGTGTATGGTATGCTTAACTTAAATCCACGTGCAACCTCAATGCTTCTACCTAATGCCTTAACCACCTTAGTAACGTAATCCACTGTTCCCTCCTTATGTATACTATAGGTTACTTTAGATAGTTTCAACGAATTCAACAGTAACTTAACATCAATACCCCTGGGGCTCCATATGCCGAAGGGTGGGTTCTGGAAAACGGTATCCAATGGCCTTGCGATGGCCGGCATTGTGAAATCCATGACTATTAAGTCAACTACGTTAAGTAAGCCTAACCTGCTTAAGTATTTGTAAGCATCCCTCACCGCATCTTCATCAATGTCCGAGCATATGACTTGTATTGAACCAAGTAATGCACCTGCTGCTGAGAATCTACCTGTACCACAGACTGGGTCAATAATCCTATTTCCAGCCACATCCCCCTTAAGGTAAGCTAACCAAACCACCTCGGCTACAACATCCGCATCAGTAACGTACTGCTCCAGCTTAAGCTTAGGCTTACTGTATCCCCCTATGTCCTGTATAATGGACTCAAGCTCCTTCTTCCCCTTAAGCATCAGCATTTACTGCATTAAACAATTAAAACTGTGTACTTAAGTACAGTTGCCCTGTGGATTAAGGATGGGGGTGACTTTACGGCAAGTCTCCTTCAATTCCCTAGCCTTATCCTCAGGCAATGAATCGTAGGTGAAGGTCCATAATCCCCATTCAACGCCAGCAGCATACTTAAGCTTATTAGCATCCCTGAGCATTGGGTAGAATTCAACGTGCATGTGGTATGAATCATCATTCTTAACTGGACCCTGGTGGAAAGCCATTATGTAGGGCATGTCCCTACCCAGTACATTGTCAAGCATTGCCGTGGTTACTCTAAGCGCATCAGTGAGCTTAACTAGCTCATCATCAGTTAACTGAGTCATCTTCTGCACGTGCCTCCTAGGTATTACATGAACCTCATAGGGCCACATGGAGTAGTAGGGCTTCACAATGTAGAAGTCACCATTAGTGTAGATAACTCTCTCCCCAAGTTTAACCTCCTCATCAAGTATACTGCATAGTAAGCACTTACCGGTCCTCTTCATGTGCCTCCTCATATTCCTTAACTCAAGCCTAATCCTCAGGGGTACGTAGGGTAACGCGTACATTTGACTATGTGGGTGGGTTAAGGATACACCTATCTCCTTACCCTTATTCCTGAAGAAGTAAATATACTTAACGAAACCTGAACCCTCAAGCTTAATCATCTCATCCCTAACACCCTTCATCACTAAGGCTAGGTCATCGAGTGGTATTTCATGAAGGTCCTTAAGGTCATGCTTAGGTGACTCAACAATAACCATGCAGTAACCTAGGGAACGCCTAGCCTTAAAGTCATCAACACTACGCGCCTTAGGAGCATTGGGTGAGAGCATGGGGAATCTATTGGGTAGTATTAGGAAGCGCCAACCTGTCCCAGTCTCCTCATTACCCTCATCAAATGGGCAACGGTCACTCGGCTGCCATGGTCTAGCCTCCCTCACGCTTGACACCATTATCCACTCCCCTATTAATGGGTTGTACCTAAGCTCCATTGCCATGGGTTAGTGCTTATTAAGACTGGTTAAATGCATTATCAATGATAGTTTCATCAGCCCCAGGTAGAGTGGACCTGTTTAACACGCATCAGGATTACAAGGGGTTACCTGTTGTTCCAGCTGCAGTTGACTTAAGGACAGTCGTCGAGGGGGAGTTGAAGATGGGTGATGTTATTAAGGTTAAGTCAATAAACATGAATGAGGAAGCCGAGTTGAAGGTTACTGATGAATTAAAGGTTGGTCAATGGAGTAGTTACGTACTGGCTGCATTGAAGGCATTATCAATGCACGGTTACTTCATAGGTGGAGCGGAATTAACGATAAGAAGCAATGTACCCGTGGGTTCAGGGTTAGCTAGCAGCGCCGCATTACTGGTCTCAGTGGTTAATTGGTTTAATAAGGCTTATGGCCTAGGCTTATCTAAGAGGGACATTGCTGAGTTAGCCTATGAGGCTGAACACAACATAATGGGTATACCCTGTGGTAGGCTTGACCAATACTCCTCATCATACGGGGGCTTAATAATACTGGAGGCTAGAGCACCCTATAGGGTTGAGGAACTGGGTGTTAAGGATCTTGACTTCATAGTAGTTGACTCTGGGGTTAGGCACAGTACAATGAACGTGCATACGGTTAGGCAGAGGGAACTTAGGGAGGCGCTCAGTATGCTTAAGGAATCAATACCGAGGGATCACTGGGATAAATTAAATAAACCACTTGATGAAGTTGACTGGGGTTGGTTAGCCTCAGTCGCTAAGGATTACTTAAGCACGCTGAGTGAAGTCCATAGGAAGAGGCTGGAGTTCACAATACTCATGAATGAGTCAACCAAGAGGGCTATAGTGGAGTTAAGGAAGAGTAAGCCGGATAGGAAAGTACTGGGTGAGATCATGAATGAGCAGCATAGGTTACTGAGAGACCTATATGAAGTCAGTATACCGGAGCTTGAGGAGATTAAGAAGGCTCTTGACTCTAATGGAGCACTGGGGTCTAAGATAAGTGGAGCAGGCATGGGTGGTTCAATAGTAGCCTTAGCTGAAAGCAGGGAGGAGGCTGCTAGGATTCTTGATTCAATTAAAGGTAAGTGGAGGGGTTGGGTTGTGTCGATTGATCAGGGTGTGTCTTAGCGTTAATGTGATTTATTTAAAAAGGGGGTTAAGGCAAGGTGCCGTATGGCTGGTAAAGTTAAGATAGTGGCGACAATTGGGCCTTCATCGGAGAAGACTGAAGTTGCTGAAAAACTGATTAAGCTAATTGATGGAGCCAGGGTAAACTTCTCCCACGGAGACTTGGACACTTGGGTAAGTAGAATTGAGTTAATTAGGAGAATTAACCCAAGCATTCCTATACTCGGTGATTTACCGGGGCCAGGGGTAAGGACTGGTGAAATGGTTGACTTACCCTTCAGTAAGGGTGATTCATTAACCTTTAAGCTATCTAGTGAGGGTAAGGGTTACGTACCAGTGCCAGTTAAGGAATTCTTCGACATTGTCGATAAGGGCGACGTAATAATAATGGATGATGGTAGGATAAAGCTTGAGGTAACTAGTAAAGGTAATAATGAGATTAATGTAGTGGCCTTAACGAACGGTATAATTAAGACTCATAAGTCAATAACAATAATGAATAAGGATTACCCACTCCCAATACTGGGTGATAGGGATAAGGAAGCTATTAAGGTTGCTGCCAAGTATAACCTGGAGTACCTTGGGTTAAGCCACGTTAGGAGCGTTGAGGATATTGAGAATGCAAGGGAGTACTTAAGGAGCCTCAACTACTCACCAACAATCGTCGTCAAGGTTGAGACGGCAAGCGCAGTTAGGAGCATAAGGGATGTGGCATGCGACGCGGACTACATCATGGTGGCTAGGGGTGACTTAGGAATGGTATTCAACCTGGAGGAGGTTCCTAAGATCCAGGAGAAGATCATTGCTGCGGCTCACTCCTGCGGTAAGCCAGTTATGGTGGCCACTCAGCTTCTTGAATCAATGGTCAATAACCCAGTACCCACTAGGGCGGAGGTGGTTGACGTCATGACCAGTGTACTTCAGGGTGTTGATTCACTGCTCCTAACTGATGAGACTACAATGGGTAATTACCCAGTTGAGGCTGTTGAATGGCTTAGGAGGATAGTTAATAATTATGAGAACCAAGTAACCCCCGGCTTTAGGGCTGATTCTACAGCATTTGATGAGAGAATGAAGTTTGCGCTAGGGGTGG
The window above is part of the Caldivirga sp. genome. Proteins encoded here:
- a CDS encoding ABC transporter substrate-binding protein, with translation MVYTSQYTKLWVIPVIAAALILVYVSLPLYSQASSGLPPMTPYNTLYSAVVVSTPMTSNSSFNPNIFTTSGIWTHQYGLNYAYLAMYNLSSGTWIPDLAYNWTIQYNLTVGNMSGWAKITVYLRHSGWSNGQPFTCLDLYATNLIQALIYDALGNVTWVNNYTCIIWVPPDAVVNSNDVMTFYYVSDGGLGIFINYELFKPFIDNLSKNWNILYAANFGYGTSQEQSEGASYIHTEFAFLHKYFPTFTFPPPQNGPFYVCDITPSEIILCKNPYYWDANNIKIDYVVLYQYTSSTPLFAALETGQLSFYQGNLPPSIASQVLRNPYMSYALTPGAPGDALYFNFLWPYIYYTQVRQALIYALNLTLVAEAAGTPYAPVPEPNNAIVYPTINPHSFVEMVQYWDKLGYPLINYTYNPSMAANLLESVGFTKKNGIWYTPNGTPFKLVILVDSGTASNPQIMAELTSVANQWNAFGIPTTISIEPATEFPQIYSTMATQYALAYRYGPPGFSIIIPDLFPVNGYFEGYPINVTHWWGEVTLPNGTVAWLWGPNSQTNGICPPQQVTIQQIKDCVFMWAWEANHNPWFISLDTPYEEVWYNTKYLQFPPSNSWVWSESPSLEIAGPMWWAILTNVQPKPTVTSTTTSATTTVTSITTTTSTTTVVTSTTVVSGTTTTYTTTSTIPVTTTVTTTVPPTTVVSTVTVTKPVINVTLVVGIVIIVIVIAVVAAILLRRR
- a CDS encoding winged helix-turn-helix transcriptional regulator, which gives rise to MIELILLILFKAGGIPLVNYTIYLPVNSSVINVSLPVVPIPDTIEAINDSTGSLIPISLYPGNVLSVFAFGGGNVSIIYYGNYTFNAKSLLYSFNVSSMENVIIVFPPFIIPFDLPINIIHYRIINGSTLIVTLPPGNYTIQYAYVPKSLLTTTATTSTSTTSTSTTSVVSSTTSTSVSSTTSTSVATTTGTSSVTSSTTSSTSVQSVSSTTSVSSTVPTASSVSSVSSTSSTVSHGSSSLYIITAVILVIVVSAVVMLSRRRALEGLEQRNLDDVDKLIINTLRQYGGSLYQSQLQQLTNVPKTTLWRHVMKLKDMGIVRVDKVDGLNKVTLISG
- a CDS encoding (Fe-S)-binding protein, with the protein product MKDERAVRIRDISKREGRLIKISLSDLMPLPSPYDKPELEPPLTEPKLDWSSNYVTELDGYVAIDIPWKPRSKEEEEKLVKRFLEGLRKLTSREGNWTFLQPLLLSLDYCAKCQNCAEACPIYVASGRKDIYRPTYRSEVLRRIYDKYILKKPGVNVELNALTILRLGELAYRCTLCRRCVQACPLGIDNGLIAHEIRKLLSMEMGIAPTALHERGTVLQLKVGSSTGMNPKAFINMVEFMEDLIREKLGRRIKIPVDEKGADVLLIHNAGEYISWPENPAAYAIILEEAGVSWTLSSELVGYDAVNYGVWYDDAQLARIAMKHIEVARKLEVKRIVIGECGHATKALLVVADRLLKDDYRIPRESVLPMLRDIVKSGKLNLDPGRNNFPVTLHDPCNIVRLTGIVEPQREVLRRIAPMFREMEPHGVYNYCCGGGSGFAIMTSLNFPEWRIKVASRMKFRQILEAFRDTIDPSIPKYVCAPCSNCKGELRDLLTHYRATELYNIHYGGLAELVVNAMVDLKEPYVDFTVQ
- a CDS encoding respiratory nitrate reductase subunit gamma; translation: MITQILKLTSYAAVLIFIIGIAYRWWKWSSMPIHLRWELYPVPHEPGRAKYGGGYLEEELWWTKNRNTSVIGELKELLGEMLFIKRIYGNNKRLWALTYPFHLGIYLILVWFLLVLLGAVTTLYAHALVPSSSTWSIFLYYATIVVGVTGASLATAGGFGLLIRRLINPILRDYTTIPDYFNLTMVLLALVTGLASWFNDPYFNYARAFALSIINPLVSPPHLNPVILVHVIALQALVAYIPFSKITHFIGKYFTYHRVLWEDEPGSSELSSRVGELMALKMPWNAPHIKLGESWEENARVIANEG
- a CDS encoding methyltransferase; the encoded protein is MLKGKKELESIIQDIGGYSKPKLKLEQYVTDADVVAEVVWLAYLKGDVAGNRIIDPVCGTGRFSAAGALLGSIQVICSDIDEDAVRDAYKYLSRLGLLNVVDLIVMDFTMPAIARPLDTVFQNPPFGIWSPRGIDVKLLLNSLKLSKVTYSIHKEGTVDYVTKVVKALGRSIEVARGFKLSIPYTYRHHRKPRRIIEVYVIRVT
- the galT gene encoding galactose-1-phosphate uridylyltransferase, yielding MAMELRYNPLIGEWIMVSSVREARPWQPSDRCPFDEGNEETGTGWRFLILPNRFPMLSPNAPKARSVDDFKARRSLGYCMVIVESPKHDLKDLHEIPLDDLALVMKGVRDEMIKLEGSGFVKYIYFFRNKGKEIGVSLTHPHSQMYALPYVPLRIRLELRNMRRHMKRTGKCLLCSILDEEVKLGERVIYTNGDFYIVKPYYSMWPYEVHVIPRRHVQKMTQLTDDELVKLTDALRVTTAMLDNVLGRDMPYIMAFHQGPVKNDDSYHMHVEFYPMLRDANKLKYAAGVEWGLWTFTYDSLPEDKARELKETCRKVTPILNPQGNCT
- a CDS encoding galactokinase family protein; the encoded protein is MIVSSAPGRVDLFNTHQDYKGLPVVPAAVDLRTVVEGELKMGDVIKVKSINMNEEAELKVTDELKVGQWSSYVLAALKALSMHGYFIGGAELTIRSNVPVGSGLASSAALLVSVVNWFNKAYGLGLSKRDIAELAYEAEHNIMGIPCGRLDQYSSSYGGLIILEARAPYRVEELGVKDLDFIVVDSGVRHSTMNVHTVRQRELREALSMLKESIPRDHWDKLNKPLDEVDWGWLASVAKDYLSTLSEVHRKRLEFTILMNESTKRAIVELRKSKPDRKVLGEIMNEQHRLLRDLYEVSIPELEEIKKALDSNGALGSKISGAGMGGSIVALAESREEAARILDSIKGKWRGWVVSIDQGVS
- the pyk gene encoding pyruvate kinase; protein product: MAGKVKIVATIGPSSEKTEVAEKLIKLIDGARVNFSHGDLDTWVSRIELIRRINPSIPILGDLPGPGVRTGEMVDLPFSKGDSLTFKLSSEGKGYVPVPVKEFFDIVDKGDVIIMDDGRIKLEVTSKGNNEINVVALTNGIIKTHKSITIMNKDYPLPILGDRDKEAIKVAAKYNLEYLGLSHVRSVEDIENAREYLRSLNYSPTIVVKVETASAVRSIRDVACDADYIMVARGDLGMVFNLEEVPKIQEKIIAAAHSCGKPVMVATQLLESMVNNPVPTRAEVVDVMTSVLQGVDSLLLTDETTMGNYPVEAVEWLRRIVNNYENQVTPGFRADSTAFDERMKFALGVAELADNIGAKIVVFTKSGLTAIRLSRYRPKVQILAGTPSEVVFRRLKLLWGVEARVINDQDYDKGMVDTLNTYIKDGLIKHGDLVILTYGLRPGVSEYEHVIKLIRA